A portion of the Pseudoalteromonas luteoviolacea genome contains these proteins:
- a CDS encoding alkene reductase, translating to MTDILFQPYQLNSTISLQNRVLMAPLTRCMADDNLVPTDDMAAYYAKRADTGLIISEATIIRPDGQGYPNTPGLFTPEQITGWRKVTDAVHSNGGKIFAQLWHTGRVAHPHFYAGDTVIAPSAAAVEGTVPRMRDLTYQVPTPATTKQIQELVNDYAQAAANAIDAGFDGVEIHGANGYLIDQFLHFDSNKRTDNYGETPENMSRFALEVVDAIVGRIGHDKTALRLSPGAYFNMASDPRDKQVFDYLLPELEKRNLAFLHIGIFDDEMTFEHLGGRASDYVRSRYKKTLVGVGGFTPQTGSAAIEADRFDLLAIGRPLIANPDYIAKVKNQQPLVEYNEQMLTSLV from the coding sequence ATGACAGACATACTATTTCAGCCTTATCAACTCAACTCGACTATTTCATTACAAAACCGCGTGTTAATGGCGCCACTAACCCGGTGTATGGCAGATGATAATCTTGTGCCAACTGATGACATGGCAGCATATTACGCAAAGCGCGCAGATACCGGATTAATTATTTCTGAAGCAACGATAATTCGTCCTGATGGACAGGGCTATCCAAATACGCCTGGTTTATTCACACCAGAGCAAATTACCGGATGGAGAAAGGTCACTGATGCAGTACACAGCAACGGCGGGAAAATTTTTGCTCAATTATGGCATACAGGTCGAGTAGCACACCCTCATTTCTATGCGGGTGACACGGTAATTGCCCCCAGTGCAGCAGCAGTAGAAGGTACTGTGCCCCGCATGAGGGATCTGACCTATCAAGTACCGACACCGGCAACAACTAAACAAATCCAAGAACTAGTCAATGACTATGCGCAAGCAGCTGCCAATGCAATTGATGCAGGTTTCGATGGTGTGGAGATCCATGGAGCAAATGGTTATCTCATCGATCAGTTTTTACATTTTGACAGTAATAAACGCACAGACAATTACGGTGAAACACCTGAAAATATGAGCCGTTTCGCATTAGAAGTTGTCGATGCAATCGTGGGTCGTATCGGCCACGATAAAACGGCACTGCGCCTATCACCAGGTGCCTACTTTAATATGGCGTCAGACCCTCGTGACAAACAGGTATTTGATTATCTTTTACCTGAATTAGAAAAGCGTAATTTGGCTTTTTTACACATTGGCATATTTGATGATGAGATGACCTTTGAACATTTGGGTGGAAGAGCGTCTGACTATGTCAGATCACGGTACAAAAAAACCTTAGTTGGGGTTGGTGGATTTACACCACAAACTGGTTCAGCAGCCATCGAGGCAGACCGATTTGACCTACTCGCAATTGGCAGGCCA
- a CDS encoding TetR/AcrR family transcriptional regulator: protein MRSAEFDREVVLRAAMNAFMEKGYNKTSMQDLKLATGLHPGSIYCAFENKKGLLLASLEQYNLDRSEELKSIFNGQVDARSGLRAYLDSIVAECISGDPTQSCLSQKAINEIAQTDEQAQVVLSQQCVMWQSFMKDVFSQAKLEGVISGPRDPQQRAQSLIVGIYGLRTFSQAQKDPEVISGIANQLLIDVCR, encoded by the coding sequence ATGAGAAGCGCAGAGTTTGATAGAGAAGTTGTTCTGAGAGCGGCTATGAATGCATTTATGGAAAAAGGGTATAATAAAACCAGCATGCAAGATTTAAAGCTTGCCACAGGATTGCACCCAGGCTCGATTTACTGCGCTTTTGAAAATAAAAAGGGATTATTACTAGCGTCGTTAGAACAGTATAACCTTGATAGAAGTGAAGAGCTTAAGTCAATCTTTAATGGCCAAGTCGATGCGCGAAGTGGGTTGAGGGCATACTTAGATAGCATCGTTGCAGAGTGTATTAGTGGTGATCCAACGCAGTCTTGTTTAAGTCAAAAAGCGATTAACGAAATTGCGCAAACAGATGAACAAGCCCAGGTAGTATTGAGTCAGCAATGTGTGATGTGGCAAAGCTTTATGAAAGATGTATTTTCTCAGGCAAAGCTAGAGGGTGTGATAAGCGGTCCACGTGATCCTCAGCAGCGTGCACAAAGCTTAATTGTCGGTATTTATGGCCTCAGGACGTTTTCTCAAGCACAAAAAGACCCAGAGGTGATTTCAGGTATCGCAAATCAATTGTTGATTGACGTTTGCCGTTAA
- a CDS encoding winged helix-turn-helix domain-containing protein yields the protein MEYQFSNAGLNSREQSFKVDGKSVVLEERAFKLLAYLIDTHPKVCTQDELVAYLWPDSVVSPWSLPRLISDTRSLLRRFGVQHDLIFTVRGQGYKFNPEVTIQCSHNVDAAEVQLAMLKAEHSSDGAHLKFWIGVTLVMCCACIWLIINHAVVHEQDISFKVSEPIDAKGRILWVDDNPKNNIKEQGYFLKQKIGVYNTASTQEALLLLSMYEYTVVISDMGRNGEPLAGLKLLRAMRAAGDETPFYVYTWVESKKQQEVIVSAGGQGVATKKQALYDYVLLHFDDEKI from the coding sequence ATGGAATATCAATTTTCCAATGCGGGGTTGAATAGTCGAGAGCAAAGCTTCAAAGTAGACGGCAAAAGCGTGGTACTCGAAGAACGCGCTTTTAAGCTATTAGCCTACTTAATTGATACCCACCCAAAAGTTTGTACCCAAGATGAGCTGGTTGCGTATTTATGGCCTGACTCTGTTGTTTCTCCATGGTCTTTACCGCGTTTAATATCTGATACCAGAAGCCTGTTGAGGCGTTTTGGAGTGCAACACGACTTAATATTTACTGTAAGGGGGCAGGGGTATAAGTTTAATCCTGAGGTGACAATACAGTGTAGCCATAATGTGGATGCTGCCGAGGTACAATTAGCGATGCTAAAAGCAGAGCATAGTTCGGACGGTGCACATTTAAAGTTTTGGATAGGGGTGACCTTGGTGATGTGTTGTGCATGTATATGGTTGATCATTAACCATGCCGTCGTTCACGAACAAGATATCAGTTTTAAGGTTAGTGAGCCAATCGATGCGAAAGGACGCATTTTATGGGTGGATGATAATCCTAAAAACAACATCAAAGAGCAAGGGTATTTTCTAAAGCAAAAAATTGGCGTTTATAACACAGCGTCGACTCAAGAAGCGCTACTCCTATTAAGCATGTATGAATATACCGTCGTTATTTCAGATATGGGCCGCAATGGAGAGCCTCTAGCCGGCCTAAAGCTACTTAGAGCAATGCGAGCGGCGGGAGATGAAACGCCATTTTATGTATACACTTGGGTTGAATCAAAAAAACAGCAAGAAGTGATTGTTTCGGCAGGCGGTCAGGGAGTCGCAACGAAAAAGCAAGCGCTATACGACTATGTATTACTGCATTTTGATGATGAAAAAATTTAA
- a CDS encoding methyltransferase domain-containing protein, translating to MMKKQHTPTNPKDRHFCDIAGKFKNNIYGTTKGQLREAVLKRDLDELVHCYFTNKPLNILDVGGGQGQLALYLAECGHQVTLLDVSASMLEFAQGRAESSGLSESMTFIHAQLQDIPSLALGQFDLVLCHAVLEWVVEQQHALAILKSCLAPQGVLSLMYFNKAAQRLANMVYGNFDYVSNGLEVKQKVGLSPNQPLESEDVEDWLNALSLRTMRKTGVRCFHDYLRELHKAQDQFEQLLSLELKYNRSEPYASIGRYTHLLLQMNE from the coding sequence ATGATGAAAAAGCAGCACACCCCAACAAACCCCAAAGATCGCCACTTTTGTGATATCGCTGGCAAGTTCAAAAATAACATTTACGGCACGACTAAAGGTCAGCTCAGAGAAGCTGTACTAAAGCGAGATTTGGATGAGTTGGTCCACTGCTATTTTACAAATAAACCACTCAACATACTCGATGTAGGTGGTGGCCAGGGGCAACTTGCACTCTACCTTGCTGAATGTGGACATCAAGTTACCTTACTTGATGTATCTGCATCTATGCTGGAATTCGCTCAAGGTCGAGCCGAGTCTAGTGGCTTATCTGAAAGTATGACTTTTATTCATGCACAGCTACAAGACATTCCTTCTTTGGCCCTAGGACAGTTTGATTTGGTTCTTTGCCATGCCGTTTTAGAGTGGGTTGTCGAACAACAACACGCTTTAGCGATATTAAAAAGTTGTTTAGCCCCTCAAGGGGTTTTATCACTGATGTATTTTAATAAGGCAGCTCAACGCCTAGCAAACATGGTTTATGGCAACTTTGATTACGTATCAAATGGATTAGAGGTAAAACAAAAAGTCGGGCTTAGTCCAAACCAGCCATTAGAAAGTGAGGATGTTGAAGACTGGTTAAATGCATTATCCCTTCGCACTATGCGCAAAACAGGTGTGCGTTGCTTTCACGATTATTTGCGTGAACTACATAAAGCACAGGACCAATTCGAGCAACTATTATCTCTTGAACTTAAATATAATCGTTCTGAACCATATGCATCGATTGGGAGATATACACATTTACTTTTACAGATGAATGAATAG
- a CDS encoding Nif3-like dinuclear metal center hexameric protein — protein MQRKKLVNQLTELLKPFQINDFCPNGLQVEGKSEIKKVITGVTASQALIDVAIEKQADAILVHHGYFWKGEDQPITGMKKRRIQSLLANDINLLAYHLPLDVHPELGNNAQLGHLLDLIVERPLEPWNKNSVAVKGKLKTPMTVEEFTQLIENKLDRAPLVNQAGEHKIETIAWCTGGGQSFIDLAASQGIDAYLTGEASEQTIHSSNEQGIHFFAAGHHATERYGVKALGEYLADKYDLDVEFVDINNPV, from the coding sequence ATGCAGCGCAAAAAATTAGTTAACCAACTTACAGAGTTACTTAAGCCCTTTCAAATAAATGACTTTTGTCCTAACGGTTTACAAGTTGAAGGAAAATCAGAAATTAAAAAGGTAATTACCGGTGTGACTGCCAGCCAAGCCTTGATCGACGTTGCGATAGAGAAACAGGCCGACGCAATTTTGGTTCACCACGGTTATTTTTGGAAAGGTGAAGATCAACCAATTACAGGCATGAAAAAGCGTCGCATCCAAAGTTTACTAGCTAACGACATAAATTTACTGGCATATCACCTACCTCTTGATGTTCACCCAGAGCTTGGCAACAATGCTCAACTTGGTCATTTACTTGACCTTATTGTCGAGCGTCCATTGGAGCCTTGGAATAAGAACAGTGTCGCTGTCAAAGGCAAGCTGAAAACACCTATGACAGTTGAGGAATTCACACAGTTAATCGAAAATAAATTAGACAGAGCACCACTGGTTAATCAAGCTGGTGAACATAAGATTGAGACAATTGCTTGGTGCACCGGCGGTGGTCAAAGCTTTATTGATCTAGCCGCAAGCCAAGGCATTGATGCCTACTTAACAGGTGAAGCATCAGAACAAACAATTCATAGCTCAAACGAGCAGGGCATTCACTTTTTTGCCGCTGGACACCACGCGACAGAGCGATACGGTGTTAAAGCGCTGGGTGAGTATTTAGCTGACAAATATGACCTCGATGTCGAGTTTGTCGATATTAATAATCCGGTCTAA
- a CDS encoding VOC family protein produces the protein MAVKAIPQGYHAITPYLIVQGAGEAIQFYQKVFSASLVMQLNMADGSIAHAELKVGDSHIMISDECPDMHFKGPKQLGGTAVSLMHYVEDVDFVFSQALAMGAKEIRAVEDQFYGDRAGTLEDPFGHVWTIATHIEDLSETELQERMSEFMSKQPDE, from the coding sequence ATGGCGGTCAAAGCAATTCCCCAAGGGTACCACGCAATAACGCCTTATCTTATCGTACAAGGTGCTGGAGAGGCGATCCAATTTTACCAAAAAGTCTTCAGTGCCAGCCTTGTAATGCAACTCAATATGGCTGATGGTTCAATTGCACATGCTGAGCTTAAGGTTGGAGACTCCCATATTATGATCAGTGATGAATGTCCTGATATGCATTTTAAGGGGCCGAAGCAGCTGGGGGGCACAGCAGTTTCTTTGATGCATTATGTGGAAGATGTGGATTTTGTGTTTTCACAAGCCTTGGCGATGGGGGCAAAAGAAATTAGAGCGGTTGAGGATCAATTTTATGGTGATAGGGCGGGTACACTTGAAGACCCATTCGGTCATGTGTGGACGATTGCAACTCATATTGAAGATTTATCAGAGACGGAGTTGCAAGAAAGAATGAGTGAGTTTATGTCAAAACAGCCTGATGAGTAA
- the yghU gene encoding glutathione-dependent disulfide-bond oxidoreductase, translating to MTKSPYTPEKVWQWQSGNGGKFSSINRPTAGPRFNKSLPAGKHPLQLYSLATPNGVKVTILLEELLEKGIADAEYNAFLIDIMEEDHFSSGFCDINPNSKIPALIDNSQQPAIRVFESGAILLYLAEKFSAFIPKPLHLRTECLNWLFWQMGSAPILGGGFGHFYAYAPEKLQYPIDRYTMEVKRQLDVLNIHLQDNTYLCGNEYTIADIAIWPWYGVLVTGGLYDAAEFLNVDAYPHVQRWAKLISTRSAVKRGRMVNRTWGEDSEQLHERHQASDFDLNTQDKK from the coding sequence ATGACAAAAAGTCCTTACACCCCCGAAAAGGTATGGCAGTGGCAAAGCGGCAATGGTGGAAAGTTTTCCAGTATCAATCGCCCTACAGCAGGACCAAGATTTAATAAATCTTTACCAGCAGGTAAGCACCCACTTCAACTTTATTCCTTAGCCACGCCAAACGGCGTCAAGGTAACCATTTTACTTGAGGAGCTACTTGAAAAAGGCATTGCAGACGCTGAATATAACGCATTTTTAATTGATATTATGGAGGAGGACCATTTTTCATCTGGATTTTGCGATATCAACCCTAATTCAAAAATCCCAGCTCTCATTGATAATAGTCAACAACCTGCCATTAGAGTGTTTGAGTCTGGTGCCATTTTGTTATACCTCGCAGAGAAATTCTCTGCGTTCATTCCAAAACCTCTTCATTTGCGAACCGAGTGCCTAAACTGGTTGTTTTGGCAAATGGGTTCCGCACCTATTCTAGGTGGTGGATTTGGACACTTTTATGCTTATGCCCCAGAAAAGCTTCAATACCCGATTGATCGTTACACCATGGAAGTAAAACGACAGCTCGATGTGTTAAATATACATTTACAAGATAACACCTATCTGTGTGGCAATGAGTACACCATTGCCGATATTGCAATTTGGCCTTGGTATGGCGTATTAGTGACAGGTGGTCTATACGATGCTGCTGAGTTTTTAAATGTTGACGCATATCCACACGTTCAACGCTGGGCAAAACTCATCAGTACCCGAAGTGCTGTAAAACGAGGAAGAATGGTCAATCGGACATGGGGGGAAGACAGCGAGCAACTCCATGAAAGGCACCAAGCAAGCGACTTTGACTTGAATACTCAAGATAAAAAATAA
- a CDS encoding glycosyl hydrolase family 18 protein encodes MKTSHNRALNRVKQALLVSGFIASLPAFAVAPGAPKVEWMVEKHSLVTITDSLAYKDVVVAPSVDVSVPWSKWTGEAGETVKVLLDGQVVHSRILTDVGSSQSGVETLTFTKGGKFNLTVQLCNIDGCSDSTNNKVLVVADTAGSHLDPLPMKVNDPRFPIEMTNRSYVNTTGKVVAAYAAEWSVYRVEGMDYYIDNIPAENLTHIFYGFVAIAGPNESFKKENPTGYDTFQRVTAGLSDFELAPPDPWAAYMKPVGDQVNQDAIKGNYGQMMALKQRYPDLKIIPSIGGWTLSDPFYFMADDAKRKTFVESCRQYLRTWQFWDGIDIDWEFPGVAAANPNLGSPSDGATYIKLMKELRAMLDEEELRTGRNYELTSAINVGFDKLDEVNYGEAIKYMDYILMMSYDYFGAWDLEGLGHQTAVYPSDFKPSDVRTTQYNLKTGIDLLKAQGVPGNKLIAGIAMYGRGWTGVEHTPGTHHMQGKATGPSAPADAFKLEPGTLMYANIAQWAKHPDWEYHYDTVAQAPYIYRPSTGDLISYDDQRSIKAKGELVFQEGLAGMFGWEIDTDNGDILNWMHESLGHPLVDGSNRAPVVNAGADQSVLSGSVVKLSATANDVDNDALTYQWQQVSGPAVALGVTSALNLEFVAPDVVGEATVTLRFSANDGKGGNTSDEVVITVRDSVVNTPPVVNAGADQQVDSGSANVTLDGSATSDADGDVLTYTWSQVSGGAVVLAGADTSKASFSAPEVTQPEQLVFQLSVSDNGVDSYSDTVTVTVTPKGTGGHPAYDPVTVYNTGDRVSHFDQEVKQTLVWEAKYWVSGVEPTRFADAWTLISQVEFPWHINVAYNAGSEVNHCDATNQCARYKALWWTKGDEPGKSGAWQKL; translated from the coding sequence ATGAAAACATCACACAACAGGGCATTAAACAGAGTAAAGCAGGCATTGCTTGTCTCTGGTTTTATCGCCTCCCTTCCTGCATTTGCTGTGGCTCCTGGCGCGCCAAAAGTGGAATGGATGGTCGAAAAGCATAGTCTAGTCACTATAACAGATTCACTGGCATACAAAGACGTAGTCGTTGCGCCAAGTGTAGATGTTTCTGTACCTTGGTCAAAATGGACTGGTGAAGCTGGCGAAACAGTTAAGGTACTACTGGATGGACAAGTTGTTCACAGTCGTATTTTAACAGATGTCGGGAGCTCGCAATCGGGTGTAGAAACATTAACATTTACGAAAGGTGGAAAATTTAATTTAACGGTTCAGCTTTGTAACATTGATGGCTGTAGTGATAGCACGAATAATAAAGTCCTAGTGGTCGCAGACACAGCGGGAAGTCATTTAGATCCGTTGCCGATGAAAGTGAATGATCCGCGTTTCCCCATTGAGATGACCAATCGTTCTTATGTAAATACAACAGGCAAAGTAGTTGCTGCATATGCAGCAGAGTGGTCTGTTTATCGTGTAGAAGGCATGGATTATTACATTGATAATATTCCAGCTGAAAACTTGACGCATATTTTTTATGGATTTGTCGCGATTGCTGGGCCGAATGAGTCTTTCAAAAAGGAAAACCCCACAGGATATGACACCTTTCAGCGTGTTACTGCTGGCTTAAGCGATTTTGAGCTTGCGCCACCTGATCCTTGGGCTGCTTATATGAAGCCTGTTGGTGATCAGGTAAATCAGGATGCTATCAAAGGAAACTATGGTCAAATGATGGCCTTAAAACAGCGCTATCCTGACCTTAAAATCATTCCATCGATTGGTGGTTGGACGTTATCTGATCCATTCTACTTTATGGCTGATGATGCGAAGCGTAAGACTTTCGTTGAATCTTGTCGTCAATACCTAAGAACATGGCAGTTTTGGGATGGTATCGACATTGATTGGGAGTTTCCTGGTGTTGCAGCTGCAAACCCGAATTTAGGTTCTCCAAGTGATGGTGCAACTTATATCAAGTTGATGAAAGAGTTACGTGCAATGCTTGATGAAGAAGAGCTGCGTACAGGCCGCAATTATGAATTGACATCAGCAATCAACGTTGGGTTTGACAAGCTTGATGAGGTCAATTACGGCGAAGCAATTAAGTATATGGACTATATCTTGATGATGTCCTACGACTATTTTGGCGCATGGGATTTAGAGGGTCTTGGTCACCAGACCGCGGTATATCCATCAGACTTTAAACCTTCTGATGTACGTACAACACAATACAACCTAAAAACAGGTATTGATTTGCTTAAGGCGCAAGGTGTACCTGGCAATAAATTGATTGCTGGTATCGCAATGTATGGGCGTGGCTGGACAGGAGTTGAACACACGCCTGGGACGCACCATATGCAAGGTAAAGCAACGGGTCCATCAGCACCAGCTGATGCATTTAAGCTTGAACCTGGCACACTGATGTACGCAAATATTGCGCAATGGGCAAAACACCCTGATTGGGAATATCATTATGATACCGTTGCACAGGCACCATACATTTATCGTCCGAGTACTGGAGATCTGATCTCCTACGATGATCAAAGGTCGATTAAAGCTAAAGGTGAACTTGTGTTCCAAGAAGGGCTTGCAGGTATGTTCGGCTGGGAAATCGACACTGATAATGGTGATATCTTGAACTGGATGCATGAGTCGCTTGGTCATCCGCTAGTTGACGGCTCTAACCGTGCTCCAGTGGTGAATGCCGGTGCGGATCAAAGTGTCTTATCAGGCTCTGTAGTAAAGCTCTCTGCAACAGCGAACGACGTTGATAACGATGCACTTACTTATCAGTGGCAACAAGTGTCTGGTCCTGCGGTTGCTTTAGGCGTTACCAGTGCATTGAACCTAGAATTTGTGGCACCTGATGTAGTCGGTGAAGCGACGGTGACTTTACGTTTTAGTGCTAATGATGGAAAAGGCGGAAATACCAGCGATGAAGTCGTGATTACAGTTCGTGATAGTGTTGTTAATACACCACCTGTAGTTAATGCCGGTGCCGATCAACAAGTTGATTCGGGCTCTGCTAATGTCACGTTAGATGGCAGTGCAACTTCAGACGCTGATGGAGATGTGCTTACTTACACTTGGAGCCAAGTTTCAGGTGGTGCCGTTGTACTTGCTGGGGCGGATACTAGTAAAGCAAGTTTTTCAGCGCCAGAAGTTACGCAACCTGAACAATTGGTGTTCCAGTTAAGTGTATCTGACAATGGTGTTGATAGTTATTCTGATACAGTGACCGTGACGGTGACTCCTAAAGGCACTGGTGGCCATCCAGCCTATGATCCTGTTACAGTTTACAATACTGGCGATCGAGTGAGTCATTTTGATCAAGAAGTTAAGCAAACATTAGTATGGGAAGCTAAGTACTGGGTATCTGGTGTTGAGCCAACGCGTTTTGCAGATGCATGGACCTTGATCAGCCAAGTTGAGTTTCCATGGCATATTAATGTTGCTTACAACGCTGGCTCTGAAGTGAACCATTGCGATGCAACAAACCAATGTGCGCGTTACAAAGCGCTTTGGTGGACTAAAGGTGATGAACCAGGTAAAAGTGGTGCCTGGCAAAAACTATAA
- a CDS encoding XRE family transcriptional regulator, translating into MTDMTLNLCDTGNKPIMDGVNYLNTLAARVEEAIKPHSIRAFASKIDVSEGTLRRILKGEDPKLSIIERIATEAQVNLLWLITGEENGVDNEESALHPVVKLDEFNDAFVLVPGYHVSVSTGYGAFNDQMQVSRHLAFRKKWLEYKNLEKSKLAVVFAKGDSMEPTIHNNNTILVDLSDKKLSEGLIYVVRLGEELYAKRLQQYLDGSVRLISDNKEYVEQVVKPDEMEQLEIIGKVVWIGKDLT; encoded by the coding sequence ATGACGGACATGACGCTTAATCTATGTGATACAGGAAATAAACCCATTATGGACGGAGTAAATTACCTCAATACCTTGGCGGCTAGAGTCGAGGAAGCAATTAAACCGCACAGTATAAGGGCGTTTGCGTCAAAAATTGATGTTTCTGAAGGCACGCTGCGTCGAATATTAAAAGGTGAAGATCCAAAACTTAGTATCATTGAAAGAATTGCCACTGAAGCTCAAGTCAACTTACTCTGGTTAATTACCGGAGAAGAAAATGGCGTAGATAACGAAGAAAGTGCATTACACCCAGTTGTAAAACTGGACGAGTTTAATGATGCCTTTGTTTTAGTACCTGGTTATCACGTTTCAGTTAGTACTGGCTACGGCGCATTCAATGACCAAATGCAAGTTTCTAGGCATCTAGCCTTTAGAAAAAAATGGCTTGAGTACAAAAACCTTGAGAAAAGCAAACTAGCGGTGGTATTCGCCAAAGGTGACTCTATGGAGCCAACCATCCATAACAACAACACCATTTTAGTCGATTTAAGTGATAAAAAACTCAGTGAAGGGCTCATTTATGTTGTAAGACTCGGTGAAGAGCTCTACGCAAAACGTTTACAGCAATATTTAGATGGCTCTGTGAGGCTTATCAGTGACAATAAGGAATATGTTGAGCAGGTAGTTAAACCTGATGAAATGGAACAGCTTGAAATTATTGGTAAAGTGGTATGGATAGGAAAAGATTTGACCTAA
- a CDS encoding helix-turn-helix transcriptional regulator, whose product MAKHLTFNTQMKTRLSKHLVSAHRSDDVTPQSSKLIRTPKGAQLLKYARKCRGYTQAESAACYGIEERTLRRWENNEYNPRWNDVISLIEDVYLMDITQVIEGVRNSPDVIA is encoded by the coding sequence ATGGCCAAACACCTAACATTCAACACTCAAATGAAAACTAGACTATCTAAGCACTTGGTGTCTGCTCATCGAAGTGATGATGTAACTCCTCAGTCATCTAAACTGATTCGTACGCCGAAAGGCGCGCAATTACTAAAGTATGCAAGAAAGTGCAGAGGCTATACGCAAGCAGAATCTGCCGCTTGTTATGGTATTGAAGAGAGAACGCTAAGGCGATGGGAAAATAATGAATATAATCCGAGATGGAATGATGTCATTTCGTTGATTGAGGATGTCTATTTGATGGATATTACCCAAGTTATCGAAGGTGTGAGAAACAGCCCTGATGTGATTGCGTAA